In one window of Escherichia coli DSM 30083 = JCM 1649 = ATCC 11775 DNA:
- the modA gene encoding molybdate ABC transporter substrate-binding protein, with the protein MARKWLNLFTGAALSFAVAGNALADEGKITVFAAASLTNAMQDIATQYKKEKGVDVVSSFASSSTLARQIEAGAPADLFISADQKWMDYAVDKKAIDTASRQTLLGNSLVVVAPKASEQKDFTIDSKTNWTSLLNGGRLAVGDPEHVPAGIYAKEALQKLGAWDTLSPKLAPAEDVRGALALVERNEAPLGIVYGSDAVASKGVKVVATFPEDSHKKVEYPVAVVEGHNNATVKAFYDYLKGPQAAEIFKRYGFTTK; encoded by the coding sequence ATGGCTCGTAAATGGTTGAACTTGTTTACCGGGGCGGCACTCTCTTTCGCTGTTGCTGGCAATGCACTGGCAGATGAAGGGAAAATCACGGTGTTCGCCGCCGCATCACTGACTAACGCAATGCAGGACATTGCTACGCAGTATAAAAAAGAGAAAGGCGTGGATGTGGTTTCTTCTTTCGCTTCGTCATCTACTTTGGCCCGTCAGATTGAAGCGGGTGCGCCTGCGGATCTATTTATTTCTGCCGATCAGAAATGGATGGATTATGCGGTTGATAAAAAAGCGATCGATACGGCTTCGCGCCAGACACTGCTCGGCAATAGCCTGGTCGTTGTAGCACCGAAAGCCAGCGAGCAGAAAGATTTCACCATCGACAGCAAAACCAACTGGACTTCGCTGCTGAATGGCGGTCGCCTCGCGGTTGGTGATCCGGAACATGTCCCTGCTGGCATTTATGCGAAAGAAGCACTGCAAAAACTGGGCGCATGGGATACGCTCTCCCCGAAACTGGCTCCGGCGGAAGATGTTCGTGGCGCGCTGGCGTTGGTCGAACGCAATGAAGCGCCGCTGGGTATTGTTTACGGTTCTGACGCAGTTGCCAGCAAAGGGGTAAAAGTGGTTGCCACCTTCCCGGAAGATTCACATAAAAAAGTGGAATATCCGGTTGCTGTTGTGGAAGGGCATAACAATGCGACAGTGAAAGCATTTTATGATTATCTGAAGGGGCCGCAGGCTGCGGAAATCTTTAAACGTTACGGATTTACAACCAAGTAA
- the modB gene encoding molybdate ABC transporter permease subunit has product MILTDPEWQAVLLSLKVSSLAVLFSLPFGIFFAWLLVRCTFPGKALLDSVLHLPLVLPPVVVGYLLLVSMGRRGFIGERLYDWFGLSFAFSWRGAVLAAAVMSFPLMVRAIRLALESVDIKLEQAARTLGAGRWRVFFTITLPLTLPGIIVGTVLAFARSLGEFGATITFVSNIPGETRTIPSAMYTLIQTPGGESGAARLCIISIALAMISLLISEWLARISRERAGR; this is encoded by the coding sequence ATGATACTGACCGATCCAGAATGGCAGGCAGTTTTATTAAGCCTGAAAGTTTCTTCCCTGGCTGTGCTGTTTAGCCTGCCGTTTGGGATCTTTTTTGCCTGGTTACTGGTACGTTGCACGTTTCCGGGCAAAGCTCTGCTCGACAGTGTACTGCATCTACCGCTGGTGTTACCGCCCGTGGTCGTCGGTTACCTATTATTAGTTTCGATGGGACGGCGCGGATTTATCGGTGAACGTCTGTATGACTGGTTTGGTCTTTCTTTCGCGTTTAGCTGGCGCGGTGCGGTTCTCGCTGCCGCTGTCATGTCTTTTCCGCTGATGGTGCGGGCGATTCGTCTGGCGCTGGAAAGTGTTGATATCAAACTGGAGCAGGCCGCAAGAACACTGGGGGCCGGGCGCTGGCGCGTTTTCTTTACTATCACGTTACCGCTGACCTTACCGGGAATTATTGTTGGTACGGTGCTGGCATTCGCTCGTTCGCTCGGTGAATTTGGCGCAACCATCACCTTTGTGTCGAACATTCCTGGTGAAACGCGAACCATTCCTTCTGCCATGTATACCCTGATCCAGACCCCTGGCGGGGAAAGTGGCGCGGCGAGACTGTGTATTATTTCTATTGCGCTGGCGATGATCTCCCTGTTGATTTCAGAATGGCTGGCCAGAATCAGCCGTGAACGGGCGGGGCGCTAA
- the pgl gene encoding 6-phosphogluconolactonase: MKQTVYIASPESQQIHVWNLNHEGALTLTQVVDVPGQVQPMVVSPDKRYLYVGVRPEFRVLAYRIAPDDGALTFAAESALPGSPTHISTDHLGQFVFVGSYNAGNVSVTRLEDGLPVGVVDVVEGLDGCHSANISPDNRTLWVPALKQDRICLFTVSDDGHLVAQDPAEVTTVEGAGPRHMVFHPNEQYAYCVNELNSSVDVWELKDPHGNIECVQTLDMMPENFSDTRWAADIHITPDGRHLYACDRTASLITVFSVSEDGSVLSKEGFQPTETQPRGFNVDHSGKYLIAAGQKSHHISVYEIVGEQGLLHEKGRYAVGQGPMWVVVNAH; the protein is encoded by the coding sequence ATGAAGCAAACAGTTTATATCGCCAGCCCTGAGAGCCAGCAAATTCACGTCTGGAACCTGAATCATGAAGGCGCACTGACGCTGACACAGGTAGTCGATGTGCCGGGGCAGGTGCAGCCGATGGTGGTCAGCCCGGACAAACGCTATCTCTATGTTGGTGTTCGCCCTGAGTTTCGCGTCCTGGCGTATCGTATCGCCCCGGACGATGGCGCGCTGACCTTTGCTGCAGAGTCTGCGCTGCCGGGGAGCCCGACGCATATTTCCACCGATCACCTGGGGCAGTTTGTCTTTGTCGGTTCTTATAATGCGGGTAACGTGAGCGTAACGCGTCTGGAAGATGGCCTGCCAGTGGGCGTCGTCGATGTGGTCGAGGGGCTGGACGGTTGCCATTCCGCCAATATCTCACCGGACAACCGTACGTTGTGGGTTCCGGCATTAAAGCAGGATCGCATTTGCCTGTTTACGGTCAGCGATGATGGTCATCTGGTAGCGCAGGACCCTGCGGAAGTGACTACCGTTGAAGGGGCCGGCCCGCGTCATATGGTATTCCATCCAAACGAACAATATGCCTATTGCGTCAATGAGTTAAACAGCTCAGTGGATGTCTGGGAACTGAAAGATCCGCACGGCAATATCGAATGTGTCCAGACGCTGGATATGATGCCGGAAAACTTCTCCGACACCCGTTGGGCGGCTGATATTCATATCACCCCGGATGGTCGTCATTTATACGCCTGCGACCGTACCGCCAGTCTGATTACCGTTTTCAGCGTTTCGGAAGATGGCAGCGTGTTGAGTAAAGAAGGCTTCCAGCCAACGGAAACCCAGCCGCGCGGCTTCAATGTTGATCACAGCGGCAAGTATCTGATTGCCGCCGGGCAAAAATCTCACCACATCTCGGTATACGAAATTGTTGGCGAGCAGGGGCTACTGCATGAAAAAGGCCGCTATGCGGTTGGGCAGGGGCCAATGTGGGTAGTGGTCAACGCGCACTAA
- the galT gene encoding galactose-1-phosphate uridylyltransferase, giving the protein MTQFNPVDHPHRRYNPLTGQWILVSPHRAKRPWQGAQETPAKQVLPAHDPDCFLCAGNVRVTGDKNPDYTGTYVFTNDFAALMSDTPDAPESNDPLMRCQSARGTSRVICFSPDHSKTLPELSVAALTEIVKTWQEQTAELGETYPWVQVFENKGAAMGCSNPHPHGQIWANSFLPNEAEREDRLQKEYFAAQKSPMLVDYVQRELADGSRTVVETEHWLAVVPYWAAWPFETLLLPKAHVLRITDLTDAQRSDLALALKKLTSRYDNLFQCSFPYSMGWHGAPFNGEENQHWQLHAHFYPPLLRSATVRKFMVGYEMLAETQRDLTAEQAAERLRAVSDIHFRESGV; this is encoded by the coding sequence ATGACGCAATTTAATCCCGTTGATCATCCACATCGCCGCTACAACCCGCTCACCGGGCAATGGATTCTGGTTTCACCGCACCGCGCTAAGCGCCCCTGGCAGGGGGCGCAGGAAACGCCAGCCAAACAGGTGTTACCTGCGCACGATCCAGATTGCTTCCTCTGCGCAGGTAATGTGCGGGTGACAGGCGATAAAAACCCCGATTACACCGGGACTTACGTTTTCACTAATGACTTTGCGGCCTTGATGTCTGACACGCCAGATGCGCCAGAAAGCAACGATCCGCTAATGCGTTGCCAGAGCGCGCGCGGTACCAGCCGGGTGATCTGCTTTTCACCGGATCACAGTAAAACGTTGCCAGAACTGAGCGTTGCGGCATTGACGGAAATCGTCAAAACCTGGCAGGAGCAAACCGCAGAGCTGGGGGAAACGTACCCATGGGTGCAGGTCTTTGAAAACAAAGGCGCGGCGATGGGCTGCTCTAACCCGCATCCGCACGGACAGATTTGGGCAAATAGCTTCCTGCCTAACGAAGCTGAGCGCGAAGACCGTCTGCAAAAAGAATATTTCGCCGCACAGAAATCGCCAATGCTGGTGGACTATGTTCAGCGCGAGCTGGCAGACGGTAGCCGTACCGTTGTCGAAACCGAACACTGGTTAGCCGTTGTACCTTACTGGGCTGCCTGGCCGTTCGAAACGCTACTGCTGCCCAAAGCCCACGTTTTGCGGATCACCGATTTGACCGACGCCCAGCGCAGCGATTTGGCACTGGCGTTGAAAAAGCTAACCAGTCGTTATGACAACCTCTTCCAGTGCTCCTTCCCCTACTCTATGGGCTGGCACGGCGCGCCATTTAATGGCGAAGAGAATCAACACTGGCAGCTGCACGCGCACTTTTATCCGCCTCTGTTGCGCTCCGCCACCGTACGTAAATTTATGGTTGGTTATGAAATGCTGGCAGAAACCCAGCGAGACCTGACCGCAGAACAGGCAGCAGAGCGTTTGCGCGCAGTCAGCGATATCCATTTTCGCGAATCCGGAGTGTAA
- the modE gene encoding molybdenum-dependent transcriptional regulator, whose translation MQAEILLTLKLQQKLFADPRRISLLKHIALSGSISQGAKDAGISYKSAWDAINEMNQLSEHILVERATGGKGGGGAVLTRYGQRLIQLYDLLAQIQQKAFDVLSDDDALPLNSLLAAISRFSLQTSARNQWFGTITARDHDDVQQHVDVLLADGKTRLKVAVTAQSGARLGLDEGKEVLILLKAPWVGITQDDAVAQNADNQLPGIISHIERGAEQCEVLMALPDGQTLCATVPVNEATSLQQGQNVTAYFNADSVIIATLC comes from the coding sequence ATGCAGGCCGAAATCCTTCTCACCCTTAAGCTCCAACAAAAATTATTCGCCGACCCGCGCCGCATTTCGCTACTAAAACACATTGCGCTTTCCGGTTCCATTAGCCAGGGAGCGAAAGATGCCGGTATCAGCTATAAAAGCGCCTGGGATGCCATTAACGAGATGAATCAGTTAAGTGAGCATATTCTGGTTGAGCGCGCAACAGGCGGTAAAGGTGGCGGCGGCGCAGTACTGACCCGCTATGGTCAGCGACTGATTCAGCTCTATGACTTACTGGCGCAAATACAGCAAAAAGCCTTTGATGTGTTAAGTGACGATGACGCCCTGCCGCTGAACAGCCTGCTGGCCGCGATCTCACGTTTTTCACTGCAAACCAGCGCCCGTAACCAGTGGTTCGGTACCATCACCGCCCGCGATCATGATGACGTTCAACAGCATGTTGATGTCTTACTGGCTGATGGAAAAACACGCCTGAAAGTCGCAGTTACCGCACAAAGCGGCGCGCGTCTGGGGCTGGATGAAGGCAAAGAAGTGTTGATATTGCTAAAAGCGCCGTGGGTAGGTATTACTCAGGACGATGCGGTCGCGCAAAACGCTGACAACCAATTACCAGGTATTATTAGTCATATTGAGCGCGGCGCAGAGCAGTGCGAAGTATTAATGGCGCTACCCGACGGGCAAACACTGTGCGCCACAGTGCCGGTAAATGAAGCGACTTCTCTTCAGCAAGGACAGAATGTCACGGCCTACTTTAATGCCGACAGCGTGATTATCGCCACGCTGTGCTAA
- the ybhA gene encoding bifunctional pyridoxal phosphate/fructose-1,6-bisphosphate phosphatase: MTTRVIALDLDGTLLTPKKTLLPSSIEALARAREAGYQLIIVTGRHHVAIHPFYQALALDTPAICCNGTYLYDYHAKTVLEADPMPVNKALQLIEMLNEHHIHGLMYVDDAMVYEHPTGHVIRTSNWAQTLPPEQRPTFTQVASLAETAQQVNAVWKFALTHDDLPQLQHFGKHVEHELGLECEWSWHDQVDIARGGNSKGKRLTKWVEAQGWSMENVVAFGDNFNDISMLEAAGTGVAMGNADDAVKARANIVIGDNTTDSIAQFIYSHLI, translated from the coding sequence ATGACCACACGCGTGATTGCTCTCGACTTAGACGGCACCTTATTGACCCCGAAAAAGACCCTGCTTCCTTCATCGATAGAAGCCCTGGCCCGCGCTCGCGAAGCAGGCTATCAATTAATCATCGTCACAGGTCGCCATCACGTCGCTATTCATCCTTTTTATCAGGCGCTGGCGCTGGATACACCTGCTATTTGCTGTAATGGCACCTATTTGTATGATTATCATGCAAAAACAGTGCTGGAAGCGGACCCAATGCCCGTTAATAAAGCCCTGCAACTCATTGAGATGCTGAATGAACACCACATTCACGGTCTGATGTATGTGGATGATGCGATGGTCTATGAGCACCCGACCGGGCATGTCATTCGCACGTCTAACTGGGCGCAAACCCTGCCGCCGGAACAGCGTCCGACTTTCACACAAGTCGCTTCTCTGGCTGAAACGGCGCAACAAGTTAACGCCGTATGGAAGTTCGCCCTGACGCACGATGACCTGCCGCAATTGCAGCATTTTGGTAAGCATGTCGAACATGAACTGGGACTTGAGTGTGAATGGTCCTGGCACGATCAGGTTGATATTGCACGCGGCGGCAACAGCAAAGGTAAACGTTTGACGAAATGGGTTGAGGCGCAAGGCTGGTCGATGGAAAACGTCGTGGCCTTCGGCGATAACTTTAATGATATCAGTATGCTGGAGGCCGCTGGTACAGGCGTGGCGATGGGCAACGCCGATGACGCGGTAAAAGCGCGCGCCAACATTGTGATTGGTGATAACACCACCGACAGCATTGCCCAGTTCATTTATAGCCACCTGATTTAA
- the modF gene encoding molybdate ABC transporter ATP-binding protein ModF, with product MSSLQILQGTFRLGDTKTLQLPRLTLNAGDSWAFVGSNGSGKSALARALSGELPLLKGERQSQFSHITRLSFEQLQKLVSDEWQRNNTDMLSPGEDDTGRTTAEIIQDEVKDAPRCMQLAQQFGITALLDRRFKYLSTGETRKTLLCQALMSEPDLLILDEPFDGLDVASRQHLAELLASLHQSGITLVLVLNRFDEIPEFVQFAGVLADCTLAETGAKEELLQQALVAQLAHSELLEGVQMPEPDEPSARHALPANEPRIVLNNGVVSYNDRPILNNLSWQVNPGEHWQIVGPNGAGKSTLLSLITGDHPQGYSNDLTLFGRRRGSGETIWDIKKHIGYVSSSLHLDYRVSTTVRNVILSGYFDSIGIYQAVSDRQQKLVQQWLDILGIDKRTADAPFHSLSWGQQRLALIVRALVKHPTLLILDEPLQGLDPLNRQLIRRFVDVLISEGKTQLLFVSHHAEDAPACITHRLEFVPDGDFYRYALTKIN from the coding sequence ATGTCATCGTTGCAAATTTTGCAAGGCACGTTTCGTCTTGGCGACACAAAAACGCTGCAATTGCCTCGGCTAACGTTAAACGCGGGTGATAGTTGGGCGTTTGTCGGTTCGAATGGAAGCGGGAAATCGGCGCTGGCCCGCGCGCTGTCGGGGGAACTTCCGCTTTTGAAAGGTGAACGGCAAAGCCAGTTTTCCCACATCACTCGTCTCTCCTTCGAGCAATTGCAAAAGCTCGTCAGCGACGAATGGCAGCGGAATAACACCGATATGCTTAGTCCTGGCGAAGATGACACCGGGCGTACCACGGCTGAGATCATTCAGGATGAAGTAAAGGATGCTCCGCGTTGCATGCAACTGGCGCAGCAGTTCGGTATTACCGCCCTCCTCGACCGACGCTTTAAATACCTTTCCACTGGCGAGACGCGAAAAACCCTGCTGTGTCAGGCGCTGATGTCGGAGCCTGACTTGTTGATCCTTGATGAGCCGTTCGATGGCCTGGATGTTGCCTCACGTCAGCATCTGGCTGAGCTACTCGCCTCGTTACATCAGTCCGGTATTACTCTGGTACTGGTGCTCAATCGCTTCGATGAGATCCCGGAATTTGTCCAGTTTGCTGGCGTGCTGGCGGATTGCACGTTAGCGGAAACTGGCGCTAAAGAAGAACTGCTCCAACAAGCACTCGTTGCGCAACTGGCGCATAGCGAACTGCTTGAAGGTGTGCAAATGCCGGAGCCAGATGAACCTTCAGCACGTCACGCCTTACCCGCCAACGAACCGCGCATTGTGCTGAACAATGGCGTGGTTTCTTATAACGATCGCCCCATTCTTAATAACCTTAGCTGGCAGGTGAATCCAGGCGAACACTGGCAAATTGTCGGGCCAAATGGCGCGGGAAAATCGACGTTATTAAGCCTGATTACTGGCGATCATCCGCAAGGTTACAGCAACGATTTGACGCTTTTCGGACGACGTCGCGGCAGCGGCGAAACCATCTGGGATATCAAAAAGCATATCGGTTACGTCAGCAGTAGTTTGCATCTGGATTACCGGGTCAGCACTACTGTGCGTAATGTGATTCTTTCTGGCTATTTTGATTCGATTGGCATTTATCAGGCCGTTTCGGATCGCCAGCAAAAACTGGTGCAGCAGTGGCTGGATATTCTCGGCATTGATAAACGCACGGCTGACGCTCCTTTCCATAGTCTTTCCTGGGGACAGCAGCGTCTGGCGCTGATCGTCCGTGCGCTAGTGAAACATCCGACGTTGCTTATTCTCGATGAACCACTACAGGGGCTTGATCCGCTCAATCGCCAGCTTATCCGCCGTTTTGTTGATGTGCTGATTAGCGAAGGTAAAACGCAATTGTTGTTTGTTTCGCACCACGCTGAAGATGCGCCTGCCTGTATTACCCATCGTCTTGAGTTCGTGCCGGACGGTGACTTTTATCGCTATGCGCTGACAAAAATAAACTGA
- the galK gene encoding galactokinase, whose amino-acid sequence MSLKEKTQSLFANAFGYPATHTIQAPGRVNLIGEHTDYNDGFVLPCAIDYQTVISCAPRDDRKVRVMAADYENQLDEFSLDAPIVAHENYQWANYVRGVVKHLQLRNNSFGGVDMVISGNVPQGAGLSSSASLEVAVGTVLQQLYHLPLDGAQIALNGQEAENQFVGCNCGIMDQLISALGKKDHALLIDCRSLGTKAVSMPKGVAVVIINSNFKRTLVGSEYNTRREQCETGARFFQQPALRDVTIEEFNAVAHELDPIVAKRVRHILTENARTVEAASALEQGDLKRMGELMAESHASMRDDFEITVPQIDTLVEIVKAVIGDKGGVRMTGGGFGGCIVALFPEELVPAVQQAVAEQYEAKTGIKETFYVCKPSQGAGQC is encoded by the coding sequence ATGAGTCTGAAAGAAAAAACACAATCTCTGTTTGCCAACGCATTTGGCTACCCTGCCACTCACACCATTCAGGCGCCTGGCCGCGTGAATTTGATTGGTGAACACACCGACTACAACGACGGTTTCGTTCTGCCCTGCGCGATTGATTATCAAACCGTGATCAGCTGTGCGCCACGCGATGACCGTAAAGTTCGCGTAATGGCAGCCGATTATGAAAATCAGCTCGACGAGTTTTCCCTCGATGCGCCCATTGTCGCGCATGAAAACTATCAATGGGCTAACTACGTTCGTGGCGTGGTGAAACATCTGCAACTGCGTAACAACAGCTTCGGCGGTGTGGACATGGTGATCAGCGGCAATGTGCCGCAGGGTGCAGGGTTAAGTTCTTCCGCTTCACTGGAAGTCGCGGTCGGAACCGTATTGCAGCAGCTTTATCATCTGCCGCTGGACGGCGCACAAATCGCGCTTAATGGTCAGGAAGCAGAAAACCAGTTTGTAGGCTGTAACTGTGGAATCATGGATCAACTGATTTCCGCACTCGGCAAGAAAGATCATGCCTTGCTGATTGACTGCCGCTCACTGGGGACCAAAGCAGTTTCCATGCCCAAAGGTGTGGCTGTCGTCATCATCAACAGTAACTTCAAACGTACCCTGGTTGGCAGCGAATACAACACCCGTCGTGAACAGTGCGAAACCGGTGCGCGTTTCTTCCAGCAGCCAGCCCTGCGCGATGTCACCATTGAAGAGTTCAACGCTGTTGCGCATGAACTGGACCCAATCGTGGCGAAACGCGTGCGTCATATCCTGACTGAAAACGCCCGCACCGTTGAAGCTGCCAGCGCACTGGAGCAAGGCGACCTGAAACGTATGGGCGAGTTGATGGCGGAGTCTCATGCCTCTATGCGCGATGATTTCGAAATCACCGTACCGCAAATTGACACTCTGGTAGAAATCGTCAAAGCTGTGATTGGCGACAAAGGTGGCGTACGCATGACCGGCGGCGGATTTGGTGGCTGTATCGTCGCGTTGTTCCCGGAAGAGCTGGTGCCTGCCGTACAGCAAGCTGTCGCTGAACAATATGAAGCAAAAACAGGTATTAAAGAGACTTTTTACGTTTGTAAACCATCACAAGGAGCAGGACAGTGCTGA
- the modC gene encoding molybdenum ABC transporter ATP-binding protein ModC yields the protein MLELNFSQTLGNHCLTINETLPANGITAIFGVSGAGKTSLINAISGLTRPQKGRIVLNGRVLNDAEKGICLSPEKRRVGYVFQDARLFPHYKVRGNLRYGMAKSMVNQFDKLVALLGIEPLLDRLPGSLSGGEKQRVAIGRALLTAPELLLLDEPLASLDIPRKRELLPYLQRLTREINIPMLYVSHSLDEILHLADRVMVLENGQVKAFGALEEVWGSSVMNPWLPKEQQSSILKVTVLEHHPHYAMTALALGDQHLWVNKLDEPLQAALRIRIQASDVSLVLQPPQQTSIRNVLRAKVVNSYDDNGQVEVELEVGGKTLWARISPWARDELAIKPGLWLYAQIKSVSITA from the coding sequence ATGCTGGAACTGAATTTTTCCCAGACGTTGGGCAACCATTGCCTGACGATTAATGAAACGCTGCCCGCCAATGGCATCACCGCTATTTTTGGTGTCTCTGGTGCCGGAAAAACCTCGCTGATTAACGCCATCAGTGGGCTGACACGTCCGCAAAAAGGGCGGATTGTCCTCAATGGTCGGGTACTAAATGATGCCGAAAAAGGTATCTGCCTGTCGCCGGAAAAGCGTCGCGTTGGCTATGTTTTTCAGGATGCGCGGCTGTTCCCGCATTACAAAGTGCGTGGCAATCTGCGCTACGGCATGGCGAAAAGCATGGTCAATCAGTTCGATAAGCTGGTGGCGCTTTTAGGCATTGAACCGTTGCTTGATCGTTTACCAGGCAGCCTGTCCGGAGGCGAAAAACAGCGCGTGGCGATTGGTCGGGCTTTGCTGACAGCACCGGAATTGCTGTTGCTGGATGAACCGCTGGCGTCACTGGATATTCCGCGTAAACGCGAACTGTTGCCTTATCTGCAACGTCTGACGCGGGAAATCAACATTCCGATGTTGTATGTCAGCCATTCGCTGGATGAGATCCTCCATCTGGCAGACAGAGTGATGGTACTGGAAAACGGTCAGGTGAAAGCCTTTGGCGCGCTGGAGGAAGTGTGGGGCAGTAGCGTGATGAATCCGTGGCTGCCGAAAGAGCAACAAAGTAGCATTCTGAAAGTGACGGTGCTTGAGCATCATCCGCATTACGCGATGACCGCGCTGGCGCTGGGCGATCAGCATTTGTGGGTTAATAAGCTGGACGAACCGCTGCAAGCTGCGCTACGTATCCGCATTCAGGCTTCCGATGTTTCTCTGGTTTTACAACCGCCGCAGCAAACCAGCATTCGTAACGTATTGCGGGCAAAAGTTGTTAATAGTTATGACGACAACGGCCAGGTGGAAGTGGAGCTGGAAGTCGGCGGTAAAACGCTGTGGGCGCGTATCAGCCCGTGGGCCAGGGATGAACTGGCGATCAAACCTGGCCTGTGGCTGTACGCGCAAATTAAAAGTGTGTCGATAACCGCCTGA
- the acrZ gene encoding multidrug efflux pump accessory protein AcrZ, producing MLELLKSLVFAVIMVPVVMAIILGLIYGLGEVFNIFSGVGKKDQPGQNH from the coding sequence ATGTTAGAGTTATTAAAAAGTCTGGTATTCGCCGTAATCATGGTACCTGTCGTGATGGCCATCATCCTGGGTCTGATTTACGGTCTTGGTGAAGTATTCAACATCTTTTCTGGTGTTGGTAAAAAAGACCAGCCCGGACAAAATCATTGA
- the galE gene encoding UDP-glucose 4-epimerase GalE has protein sequence MRVLVTGGSGYIGSHTCVQLLQNGHDVIILDNLCNSKRSVLPVIERLGGKHPTFVEGDIRNEALMTEILHDHAIDTVIHFAGLKAVGESVQKPLEYYDNNVNGTLRLISAMRAANVKNFIFSSSATVYGDQPKIPYVESFPTGTPQSPYGKSKLMVEQILTDLQKAQPDWSIALLRYFNPVGAHPSGDMGEDPQGIPNNLMPYIAQVAVGRRDSLAIFGNDYPTEDGTGVRDYIHVMDLADGHVVAMEKLANKPGVHIYNLGAGVGSSVLDVVNAFSKACGKPVNYHFAPRREGDLPAYWADASKANHELNWRVTRTLDEMAQDTWHWQSRHPQGYPD, from the coding sequence ATGAGAGTTCTGGTTACCGGTGGTAGCGGTTACATTGGAAGTCATACCTGTGTGCAATTACTGCAAAACGGTCATGATGTCATCATTCTTGATAACCTCTGTAACAGTAAGCGCAGCGTACTGCCTGTTATCGAGCGTTTAGGCGGCAAACATCCAACGTTTGTTGAAGGCGATATCCGTAACGAAGCGTTGATGACCGAGATCCTGCACGATCACGCTATCGACACCGTGATCCACTTCGCCGGGCTGAAAGCCGTTGGCGAATCGGTACAAAAACCGCTTGAATATTACGACAACAATGTCAACGGTACTCTGCGCCTGATTAGCGCCATGCGCGCCGCTAACGTCAAAAACTTTATCTTTAGCTCCTCCGCCACCGTTTATGGCGATCAGCCCAAAATTCCATATGTTGAAAGCTTCCCGACCGGCACACCGCAAAGCCCTTACGGCAAAAGCAAGCTGATGGTGGAACAGATCCTCACCGATCTGCAAAAAGCCCAGCCGGACTGGAGCATTGCCCTGCTGCGCTACTTCAACCCAGTTGGCGCGCATCCGTCGGGCGATATGGGCGAAGATCCGCAAGGCATTCCGAATAACCTGATGCCATACATCGCCCAGGTTGCTGTAGGCCGTCGCGACTCGCTGGCGATTTTTGGTAACGATTATCCGACCGAAGACGGTACTGGCGTGCGCGATTACATCCACGTAATGGATCTGGCGGACGGTCACGTCGTGGCGATGGAAAAACTGGCGAACAAGCCAGGCGTACACATCTACAACCTCGGCGCTGGCGTGGGCAGCAGCGTGCTGGACGTGGTTAATGCCTTCAGCAAAGCCTGCGGCAAACCGGTTAATTATCATTTTGCACCGCGTCGCGAGGGCGACCTTCCGGCCTACTGGGCGGACGCCAGCAAAGCCAACCATGAACTGAACTGGCGCGTAACGCGCACACTCGATGAAATGGCGCAGGACACCTGGCACTGGCAGTCACGCCATCCACAGGGATATCCCGATTAA